gtttaaatttgaaaaggatacgatttattttctttgtaaCAATCAGCAGCTTTTATCAAGGCTTCCTTGCATTGTTTAAATGATTTAGCGATCCTGAAGCATGTTGCTAAAAACAAATGAACTCATccagttaataattaaattcttttatcacttatatacgtaaaaataaatactgatattgatttttataaatacctGCTTGATTGTACTCATCAGCAGCGACTTCGTAGTCGGGTCTCCATTTGAGCAAAGTCgttttcaaacttaaatcacaaataaattataaatttttttttttgcccattagtaattgataaaaaaaaataattataaaattaccttTTTTCTGCAGCTCGCATATGAGCATTACCCTCTTCTACCTTAGCCATTTTTCTCCGTatgattttctgtttgaataaatttatgtatcaaAGGGTagtctttaaaaataattttattcgactTGTCAAAATTCTAGACTACGTCGAAACCTTCTTCACTTTCCAACactaacatttttaattaaagacacACATATGTCAATAAAAGAATATGTGTACTACACATATGCAAACAATcgccaatttttaaatgtccctagattttttaaattattttttttcccgcgcTTGGTAACACTGCCGCCGAATAAACTagaatttagtttttatttacgCAGCtgcaaacaaaaattaattttaattaaattttttagtttaataaacaCTAATtacttcaattaattaatattatttaataattaagtgtCGTTAATTATCGAGTTTTAAAAAGTCGGAATAATTTGACAGTTTggtgaatttattttagagtGAAAACTGAGTTGgcgggaaataaatttttgttttattgtttataaatatattaattattttatgataattaacaattgttattattttttaataattatatattgatattaatgtaagtattcatttatttaattagtaattacagTTAATGTTTGACGTAACCTATAAATTTTGTGATACTGAAATCAGCAGACAGccggcatttttttttttattttaaataaattgaatatttaaaaaaattaattaacacgaattttaaaaaattgctttTGGATTTTCAGTATCGCAAATTTAAAagtgagtgtgaatgtagcagacatcagacaaatttaaaattattaataaataaataaataaaataaaatttaaaaaaatgcgcatttaaaaaattttgaaattaaatttgaagtgcaagcaaatttttacaattattattttttaaattatttactctatttatttataattttaaatttgtctgacgtctgccaaattcacactcatatttaaaaaaattcaaattttggaggaatttaaaaaatatttgtttagaTGGCTGAGAAATTGGAAGATTTGAATTTACCAAATGCTGTTGTAACTCGAATAATAAAAGAAGCGTTACCTGAAGGCGTGACAATTGGAAAGGAAGCCAAAGTAGCTGTCGCAAAAGCCGCGTCTATTTTCATTCTGTACCTGACAACATCAGCAAATACCGTAGCTAAAAAAACCAACAGGAAGACAATAACTGGGCCGGATGTCCTGCAAGCTATGGAAGACATTGAGTTCGACAGATTCGTGGACTCTCTGCAGGACGCGTTGAATAATTTCCGCAAGTCCCAGAAGGAGAAGAAGGACGCGAGCAAGAAGAAAAACCAGAAGCCTGATGATAAAGACAGCAACGACGTGGAGATAATTGAGGACGAATAGTTTGtggtgttttttttaaatttaatttaatttaaatattttatgtaatacattataaattttttacacgctgtatttataaagattaacaagtaaattattaatatttaagtctATTcacttaattattacttttattttatttggtttaaaaaacgtttttttttaacgaggCACAAAAATgcaatttacttaaaatttatctcacgtattaaattttattaagctgTTATAAAATTTGCTGATAATTAGGCAATTGTGGTATAAAAACCTtttctcaattatttattattaattaataataataaatttaataaacactctaattaaatttaaaaaaagaaagaaaacaaCAAAGCAAAGTCATGAGATCTAGGtgattgaatttaataatgaaagcttttGTGAtgagtattaataataaaatttaaatattcatatttttaaaaattatccaatGATGATTCAAGGCTTGTGTACTTGAATTTTGCGCTGTATAGAGCCGCGGCACAATGGGCATTCGTTTAATACCGCATTCGAACATTTTGCACAACAGCAAAGATGTCCgcagggtaaaaaaattatttcacactgcaattaaaataaattaagtaaattaatagtcaaactaaatgttaatttaaatttaaaatattttgataattacttGTGAGTCAAGACAAACTACACATTCAGTCATGTCAACCCTAGAAATGTCTCTGTCTTGTGAATTTGTACTACTGCTACACGGTTGATCAATCGGCGCTGGCAGTGCCGTCCCCTCGGCACTCAATTTCTTCTCTGCGTTATAATTTTCTACTGCCAGTATTATAGCCTGCCTATCATCGGCATTATTTACTCCAATCtaaggcaaaaaaaatatttacatacgtattgtaaataataattatcaattaatggACAAATTACCGATTTGAGCTGATCGTGATCGACATTAGGCAGCAGATAGGGCAGAGAAGCCAAAAAGGGCAGGCAGTGTAGAGCACCAGCTATCGCCACATGTCTGACTAGCATCGGTTCCAATCCTTCTAGCAATCCTTGGGGGCGCGCTTCCATCAGCGACTGGTACTGCATCAGCCAAAACAAACTTCCGCGTCGTTCAGTGTCACTATCCCGCCGcaattctattttatttatcgtctCTAGTAGTTCTGCTCGCCTCTTATCCTGTTGTTCCAACAAACCCACCAGTATGTTGCTCAACATGATTCGTTTCTCCGCAATGTCATTCTAAAAACAAAAgtcagttaattaaatttcccaaAAGAGTTTGCTAAATATCACGTACAATTTGTTGAGTAATTTCTAATTTCTTTCGCTCCAACTCAATATTAGTCAGTACGACTAATTGGGACTGAATCAAATTAACTTGTTGGACGATACTCCATGACCTGGTGTCACTGCGCTCCAACAAAGCCGCCAGAGCAGCTTTCTGCAGAACCTCATCCTTACGCAACTGCCTCAATAATTCTTCCCGGTCTTGTTTTTGATTTTCAACAATCGAAGCTAGATGATCGTTACTCCTTAATTCTAATGTTAATAATGATTGAGCATTACAGTCTCGGAATTTAGTGTActcttcaacttttttttcagtcaacAATTCTTCTCCCAGTAACTCCTCCATCgccactaaaaaataaaataaataaatcagtcaacttgtaaattaataaattaaattaccaattgataaaataaattacacaaaGTTTCACGTGTTCGACACGACGACTGATCTAAATGGCACTGGGACAACAATTCCAGCTGCTCTTTATTTTCCATCTCCACAAGCTCTGCCTGTGCAAGACGTTCAGCTTCGGCGTTCCTCAAAAATTCTTCAATTACCGTATCAGCTTCTTTCTCAGCATGATAAATAAAAGACAGCAATCGCGAGCGATTTAACTCGCGTTCCTGCTGCACGCGCTCTATCTCAGACTCGAGACGCGTCTGCTGCTCCACCAAGTCCtccagcaatttttttttcatcccttTGTTGATTGACTGGAGCTGCAACTCGTACTCCTGCTGCTccctgatatttttttctacctcCAGCAAAGCATTCTGACGTCTctcctttaaaaattttaattatcgttaataattatctttatttttaaattaaatttgaacatttaaaGCCATGATTAAAGCCCAAGCTtggttgattaattaataaatggataaataaaataaaatactgatGAGTAAACGTGCCTTTGATGTTTCTAGTTGCATTAATGCTacctaaagaaaaaaaagtaaagtaatACGTTAagtaactaaataaataataacaagaataataattattttagtatgAAATATAAACCTGTAAATTATCACTAGTCTTAAACAGTCTttcattgtcattattatgcaattttttaatttgtgcaTCGAGAAATGCATCACGCGCCGCGTAATTAATACCTGACTCTTGTGCTAAATACGCGACAATTGCTATGGCACCACCCTCGACAATATACGACGGGGGGTAAATTAAATCAACATTATCTAGCtttatttctatcaatttttgCGCTTCCCCAAGTGACTTTGGTAACTTTGTCACCGAGTTATCGCTTATgtcaagaatatttaaattttttaaatttcctattgactctggtaaaaaatttaatttattatttgcgaCATTCAGAATCTGCAAGTTTGATAGTTCAGTCAATTCcgttggtaatttttttaaattattattttgcatATAAAgttcctaaaaaaaatatataaagtttattaattaattaattaataaatatataggaaaaaaaataaaaaaaaaatcttacttcaagtaacgataaataatatatttcactTGGTAAATTAGTAAACTCATTGTCACTTATATCGAGCAATGTAataagtgataaattattcaacaGTCCGCCCccagacaatgacgttaatttatttttatttaacttcaaTTCCTTTTTCCTAAACACTTTGCATAAAGTAAATATACCAGAGGGTATTGTTTTTAACGCACAATTTGAAATGTCAAAAATAGGCTCGGGATTTTCTCTTgcctgaaaaatataaataataataataaatatttattgtcaatGTCAAGTACAGTTGCATCAATATGatgcaataataaataaataattaaatttaccagATATAATTTATGCTCGAGTCGTGCTTTGTAGTcaacgttatttttattggcATGCTTCCTAAACgacattttattacttatgtcAGGACGagaataacaaataattatttgacagcattactatttattttttattttttttttacaaactacGATGTAACTGTCGTTAGCgatgacaaaattttattattgtgtcTATTACTCCACATCattgtaattactatttacTATAGTGCTTAAGTTATCATTAACGATGGCGTGTTTAGAACTTTGTTATCATTAAAGTCCACTGAAAATAACATTCTGGCTctatctatttttaaaataataaaatactttatcATACAATAATAACCACCCTCTTCTTCTTCGTTTAATCATACGAAGATAAAATAGATTTCCACGAAATACCGCGCGaggaaaatggaaaattttcattgcaatttttaaagtgatacattatttttttttttaaatttaacttgtgattaaattagaaaataaaagttaaaatttttttttttaatcaaatttatttattattattttctacaaacattttatttatgtaaacaCTTATTAGAACTATCATTACTTTCGGAAGTTTTACCAACTTCTTTCACTTCCTGCTATGTAATTTCTCTTCTTCTTAATCTGTATTCTGTCGGTGTGAGCATTCCcctgtttaattaaaaaaacatcaatcAATGAGATCtgattcaattattattattattattattattattattattattattatttattgttttaaggCCATGGAGTCATAGCTCCTTGCGGCCCTCCAAAATACATTACAATGAATGTTAATCAACAAAAGtatccctcgcagatttgaatcacggtggaaacaccgtgtatacacagtggtcaagccaccgtggaatcatggtggatacaccgcgtaatcacagtggatacactgtgtatacccggtagtgaaatggaacaaacccaccgtgtaaccaccgtggatccacggtgtttacacttccacggtgtttccaccgtgattcaaatctgcgagggtagtGTAATACAGATACTAGTAATACTTTATACATATGATACATAATACATACATCAATACATCATACATCAATATATCACTCCATCATCAAATAGACAATTTAATTAGTGATTTTGACCAAATCACGCATTCTCTTCGCTCAACAAGAACTCAAAACACGCTTTACGGAAAGTAGGAAAAGACGGTTGTGAAGTACAGTATGAAGGTAATCGATTCCATATTCGATTCAATATCGAttcaataaatgaattatcCAAAAATTACCTCAGGACAGTGTCAAATGAAACGCAAACTCCTTTATCGCACATCCTTCTGTACAAATGCCAGCATTCCTTTTCTTTGGTAGTTCCCAGAACAGGTTCCGCAGTTTGGCCATCATTGTCCATTCCTATATCGATAGTTCTTTCGTCAAAACTGTTCCTCTGTAAGATCTGCCGggaacgtaaaaaattttattttataagctattaaaaaaattagtggaaAAACTTACTTTGGAAATAGAAGTTTTAGGAAAAATATCCGTATCAGTTCGCGTAATGGAAGACAACTCTGTTTGTTTATCAGAACTAAGAACAGCTGGTTCTTTAGCCTCGATTTGCATAGTCAATTGGTTCTCATCGTTCCTAAAAGCacagtataataaaaataataataaacaaagaaacaaacaaacaatgtaatttaattcaaaatataaaacaatattACGGTAAAAAGTTTACGTGACTTTAGTTatgtcataaaataatttttttatcatcatattCATCTTGACaccgtttaaaaatataaaagacagaTTGCAAGCAATTGAAATAAAGTTAGACATCAAAAGATTGGTCCCCTATATATGCTGCtatcaaatatatacatatataacatCGTAAGTCTACGAGGAACTAGATACTAGATGGTACCACGACGTATTTGCCCTTCGCATTTGTATTGGATGCCCTCCTTTATCCCTACcccatattcatttttatcatctatacatttttattttttttacaactcctGCATTGACTCTTTCTTACAAACCAATAAATCACCGGTAAATCGAATTCAATTCGTGTGCAGCAACTCAACCCTtgcgaaaaaatattataaatttttataacttatctTTTTAACATTATCGTAAACTcttgttaaaattactatttcattttatttacagtatttaaatataataagtgtacataaactattatttattatgcaaataattttttgtcggATTTAGGGCCAAGGAcgtaataaaaatctgtcacgAATCTGTCgagaaaatcaatttaaatgcCATGCaaatgagttaaaaaataCTCACGTTGTTCGGCAGGGTACACTTTTTGTTCTCTGTAGCAAAAGTTTTCGCTTTTTGTCCTGCGGGTCCCCAATTGGGACCACCAGACATCTTTTCTCCCGATCTGTGAGTGGGCAGTCTTCCGGAGACTTCCAGTACATCCCCCCAGACGGCAGCACTTGCGATTCCGAAGCGTTTGTTTCGAGCCACGGACGCTTCATTTCGTCGAGCGGCGAAGTACGAATCGCACCGTCAAGTTCTGCTTGGAGAATTACTTTAGAAAGACtttcgttgaaaaattttgtcttctTGTCTTCACTTCTCGGTCGGATCGTAAGCTCGCCGTCTATCGAATCTTGCTGaaatgaaactgaaaaaaagtCTTAAACTAATTACAGttaaatcgattatttttatttcaaacatCTTTTAATTAAGAACTTATAATCTTAATGATGAATAGAAtagagtaatttaaaataaaaaaaaaagtcccagCTCAATTAAGCAACTCATTAATCCTGAGTCTCTACTATATATTTCTcagtttaaaaacttttaacaaaagactcgaaagcttttataaaacaaaatacttAGTACATACATGTATTGACGATTTAACACGAGCTTAAGCGTGAAGATATGCAATATTAGTTGTGAGAAACAAGAATGCTCGCGTGTCGTATCGTCTAGTCTAATTAGTCCACCACTCATGGATTATTTCGTGCACCTCTCGACAATCACCTAATACCGCGAAGGCGTTATTGTGACGGAAGACATgcaaattccaaaaattatcaatcgCTACTTGACTTTCCTCCTCTCTCCTTCCCTCTCGCAAGCACCGCGACTGCCAAACATACCAAAAAACAAACTACAAACGCCCATTTTACTGAAACTTTACAAaactaatttaaaacttttctatcactatgaaaaaatttataaactatttGTTCCTTGCTGATAACTGTATTCTCCAGACATGTGCCAAACTTTTAactaatttaatcaataaatatatatgtataataaatacCTGATTTCAGAGGACGTCGTGAGGGCATCAGAGAATTATCAGCCGAAAAAACGCTCAGATTATTCGTGTTCATCATCAAAGATGAACAGCCCTTGATAATCGGCGTGGTAGGTAAATTGCTACGTAGCTGTCTTACGAGCTTATCATCTCTCGGTGAATTTCTTTCAACTTCCGAATCGCTGTCTGCATCGCTGACTAATGACACCATTGTAATAACATCAGGATTCAATTTGCTTTCGTTCTTTTTGCTACCACACTCTTCTACCCTCCGCTTTCCCGTTCTGATTCtcttttttgtaataaatttggtGATGTGGTTCTTTTCCACCCGGTCAGCGGGCCCAGAATTTTGAGATGTGCTCTTGGAATCATCATGAGGACTTAGACTTTTTACCACAGCATCTTTTCGGTCGATCCTGACGTCTCTCAATGAACCGCTATCTCGAGGTCGTGAAATTTTCGGGGTgtcaataacaatatttactTTAGAACGACCGGCGCCCAAATGGCCTAGAGTTAGTGGCGATCCTCTTCTCTGTAGAGGTGGTGCAGAATTTGTCCTCTTGTTGACTCTATAGTCTGGGGTGACAGCACGTTCTTTTTTCTCCAGAGAAATGTCTTTGACAGTTTccttaataaatgttttatcaATTGGTCCCATGAAAGCAGCATTTGTTCCAGATTGAAAAGAAGCCCTTTTGGCTCTAGCATCCGGGACTTTATCTTTGTCCCCGTCAACACAATCAGGCTCGTCTTCACACTCACCGGAGGTATCACCCGAAATACCCAGAGTGTAAATATCTTTGTCAtcatttttcaacaaatcgcAGCTAATTGTCGACAAACGTGACTCGCAACGTGACGAAGAATCATCAACCGTTTcgtgggccaaaaaaatatcaatattagaCTTATTAGCTTCGCGTTGTTTCCACGCGAGACGCAATCTCTCAGCTAATTCTTGACGCGAGTACAAAATAGTCGCTTTGTCCGAATTAATTAACGAACCGGAAGCCGCACACAGTCCGCGGTTTTTACCTGAAGACGTACCGATCCGCGAGGCAACAACTTCTACTTTGGTTTCTTCTGTTCCCGTAGATGACCACGCGATTCTAACCTTGGGCCTCTCACCATTCCAGGGTTTCTTGGATCGCTGATTCGTGTCATAAATCGCAGCGGTTCCACCCGCGGATCCAGATCCATCTGCAGATTTCTGTCGACGGATCTGCGACCGCTGCGTCCCTCGCCCCGGCTGTTGCAATGACAGTTGTCTCGTTGGTCTTGACATACTTCAGCAACCAGGTCTTGTTGAAACCGGTGAATGAAACCAAATAAGCAAAAAGCAAATGAGATAAACGTGATAGATAACAAATagtaaactttaataaaaGCTAATGAACTAatagctaaataaataaaatgaaatactgAATTAAAAGGAACAATGAATCGTTGTCGGGAGGTACACGCGGACTGACTAGACTACTCATGAGTTGCGATCCATTGCCCTCTGGAATAAAGTCCGTTGTGCCGGCGTCACCACCCTCGTCACGGCATTATATACACCGTTTGAATAGTAACGAATACAAACACAATCTAAATTAGTATGTACGTGTCTAAGTATTGCATATAACGTACAACTATAAGAACAAGAAGaacaagaagaagaagaagaagaaagtTTTAAGCGGGCATATACCTTTAACATTCTCCAAACTCCAGTCACCCGTTTATTGATTAAAAGTTTACCTATCATCTGACAGCTTGTTGTCCTAGGTTACCATGGTGTTTGTTACACGT
This window of the Microplitis mediator isolate UGA2020A chromosome 8, iyMicMedi2.1, whole genome shotgun sequence genome carries:
- the LOC130672664 gene encoding DNA polymerase epsilon subunit 3 — translated: MAEKLEDLNLPNAVVTRIIKEALPEGVTIGKEAKVAVAKAASIFILYLTTSANTVAKKTNRKTITGPDVLQAMEDIEFDRFVDSLQDALNNFRKSQKEKKDASKKKNQKPDDKDSNDVEIIEDE
- the LOC130672661 gene encoding E3 ubiquitin-protein ligase LRSAM1-like isoform X2; translation: MSFRKHANKNNVDYKARLEHKLYLARENPEPIFDISNCALKTIPSGIFTLCKVFRKKELKLNKNKLTSLSGGGLLNNLSLITLLDISDNEFTNLPSEIYYLSLLEELYMQNNNLKKLPTELTELSNLQILNVANNKLNFLPESIGNLKNLNILDISDNSVTKLPKSLGEAQKLIEIKLDNVDLIYPPSYIVEGGAIAIVAYLAQESGINYAARDAFLDAQIKKLHNNDNERLFKTSDNLQERRQNALLEVEKNIREQQEYELQLQSINKGMKKKLLEDLVEQQTRLESEIERVQQERELNRSRLLSFIYHAEKEADTVIEEFLRNAEAERLAQAELVEMENKEQLELLSQCHLDQSSCRTRETLLAMEELLGEELLTEKKVEEYTKFRDCNAQSLLTLELRSNDHLASIVENQKQDREELLRQLRKDEVLQKAALAALLERSDTRSWSIVQQVNLIQSQLVVLTNIELERKKLEITQQINDIAEKRIMLSNILVGLLEQQDKRRAELLETINKIELRRDSDTERRGSLFWLMQYQSLMEARPQGLLEGLEPMLVRHVAIAGALHCLPFLASLPYLLPNVDHDQLKSIGVNNADDRQAIILAVENYNAEKKLSAEGTALPAPIDQPCSSSTNSQDRDISRVDMTECVVCLDSQCEIIFLPCGHLCCCAKCSNAVLNECPLCRGSIQRKIQVHKP
- the LOC130672661 gene encoding E3 ubiquitin-protein ligase LRSAM1-like isoform X1, with amino-acid sequence MSFRKHANKNNVDYKARLEHKLYLARENPEPIFDISNCALKTIPSGIFTLCKVFRKKELKLNKNKLTSLSGGGLLNNLSLITLLDISDNEFTNLPSEIYYLSLLEELYMQNNNLKKLPTELTELSNLQILNVANNKLNFLPESIGNLKNLNILDISDNSVTKLPKSLGEAQKLIEIKLDNVDLIYPPSYIVEGGAIAIVAYLAQESGINYAARDAFLDAQIKKLHNNDNERLFKTSDNLQVALMQLETSKERRQNALLEVEKNIREQQEYELQLQSINKGMKKKLLEDLVEQQTRLESEIERVQQERELNRSRLLSFIYHAEKEADTVIEEFLRNAEAERLAQAELVEMENKEQLELLSQCHLDQSSCRTRETLLAMEELLGEELLTEKKVEEYTKFRDCNAQSLLTLELRSNDHLASIVENQKQDREELLRQLRKDEVLQKAALAALLERSDTRSWSIVQQVNLIQSQLVVLTNIELERKKLEITQQINDIAEKRIMLSNILVGLLEQQDKRRAELLETINKIELRRDSDTERRGSLFWLMQYQSLMEARPQGLLEGLEPMLVRHVAIAGALHCLPFLASLPYLLPNVDHDQLKSIGVNNADDRQAIILAVENYNAEKKLSAEGTALPAPIDQPCSSSTNSQDRDISRVDMTECVVCLDSQCEIIFLPCGHLCCCAKCSNAVLNECPLCRGSIQRKIQVHKP
- the LOC130672662 gene encoding uncharacterized protein LOC130672662 is translated as MSRPTRQLSLQQPGRGTQRSQIRRQKSADGSGSAGGTAAIYDTNQRSKKPWNGERPKVRIAWSSTGTEETKVEVVASRIGTSSGKNRGLCAASGSLINSDKATILYSRQELAERLRLAWKQREANKSNIDIFLAHETVDDSSSRCESRLSTISCDLLKNDDKDIYTLGISGDTSGECEDEPDCVDGDKDKVPDARAKRASFQSGTNAAFMGPIDKTFIKETVKDISLEKKERAVTPDYRVNKRTNSAPPLQRRGSPLTLGHLGAGRSKVNIVIDTPKISRPRDSGSLRDVRIDRKDAVVKSLSPHDDSKSTSQNSGPADRVEKNHITKFITKKRIRTGKRRVEECGSKKNESKLNPDVITMVSLVSDADSDSEVERNSPRDDKLVRQLRSNLPTTPIIKGCSSLMMNTNNLSVFSADNSLMPSRRPLKSVSFQQDSIDGELTIRPRSEDKKTKFFNESLSKVILQAELDGAIRTSPLDEMKRPWLETNASESQVLPSGGMYWKSPEDCPLTDREKRCLVVPIGDPQDKKRKLLLQRTKSVPCRTTNDENQLTMQIEAKEPAVLSSDKQTELSSITRTDTDIFPKTSISKILQRNSFDERTIDIGMDNDGQTAEPVLGTTKEKECWHLYRRMCDKGVCVSFDTVLRGMLTPTEYRLRRREIT